A single region of the Nicotiana sylvestris chromosome 6, ASM39365v2, whole genome shotgun sequence genome encodes:
- the LOC104239147 gene encoding monogalactosyldiacylglycerol synthase 2, chloroplastic-like: MEVISARNPISNVLERAGVYGFVGSSTKRCNNEFQDEEYDTMEMVQIGAERTKNVLILMSDTGGGHRASAEAIRDAFHLEFGDEYNIFVKDVWKEYTGWPLNSMEQQYKFMVKHVQLWRVAFHSTSPRWIHSAYLAAIAAFYAKEVEAGLMEYKPDIIISVHPLMQHIPLWVLKWQGLQKKVIFVTVITDLSTCHRTWFHPGVNRLYCPADEVAKRALLDGLEESQIRVFGLPIRPSFCRAVLSKDDLRVELEMDPTLPAVLLMGGGEGMGPVKKTAKALGEALFDKEMEKPIGQMVVICGRNEELASTLQSHEWNIPVKIKGFQKQMEKWMGACDCIITKAGPGTIAEALIRGLPIILNDYIPGQEKGNVPYVVDNGAGVFTRSPKETARIVAEWFSTKSDDLKTMSENALKLAQPDAVFDIVKDIHELACQRGPLANIPYAFTSSFSSLI; this comes from the exons ATGGAGGTAATTTCTGCTAGGAATCCAATAAGCAATGTATTGGAAAGAGCTGGGGTTTATGGGTTTGTAGGGAGCAGCACAAAAAGATGCAATAATGAATTTCAAGATGAAGAATATGATACGATGGAAATGGTGCAAATTGGTGCTGAAAGGACCAAAAATGTGCTTATTTTGATGAGTGATACAGGAGGTGGACATAGAGCTTCAGCTGAGGCGATTCGCGATGCTTTCCATTTGGAATTTGGGGATGAGTATAAT ATATTTGTAAAGGATGTTTGGAAGGAATACACAGGCTGGCCATTGAACAGCATGGAACAACAATATAAGTTCATGGTCAAACATGTGCAGCTTTGGAGGGTTGCATTTCACAGCACGTCCCCTCGGTGGATACACTCTGCTTATCTTGCTGCCATTGCCGCCTTCTATGCCAA GGAGGTTGAAGCTGGCCTAATGGAGTACAAGCCCGACATTATCATTAGTGTTCATCCTCTTATGCAACATATTCCTTTGTGGGTTCTTAAATGGCAAGGTCTACAAAAGAAAGTAATCTTTGTCACAGTTATTACAGATCTCAGTACTTGCCACCGTACATG GTTTCACCCTGGAGTCAACCGATTGTATTGCCCCGCTGATGAGGTTGCAAAGAGGGCGTTACTAGATGGATTGGAAGAATCTCAAATACGTGTTTTTGGGTTGCCTATTCGTCCCTCTTTTTGTAGGGCAGTTCTTTCCAAG GATGACCTCAGAGTAGAGCTTGAGATGGATCCTACGTTGCCAGCAGTGTTGCTGATGGGTGGGGGTGAAGGGATGGGACCCGTGAAAAAAACTGCAAAGGCTCTCGGAGAAGCTCTTTTCGACAAAGAAATGGAGAAACCTATTGGTCAAATGGTTGTCATATGTGGACGTAATGAAGAGTTAGCATCCACATTACAATCACATGAATGGAACATCCCGGTCAAG ATTAAAGGATTTCAGAAGCAGATGGAGAAATGGATGGGTGCGTGTGACTGTATTATCACAAAG GCTGGACCTGGTACAATTGCTGAAGCATTAATCAGAGGGCTTCCGATTATTCTCAACGACTACATTCCTGGACAA GAAAAGGGAAATGTTCCATACGTGGTGGACAATGGAGCCGGTGTTTTCACACGAAGTCCTAAGGAAACAGCCCGAATTGTTGCAGAGTGGTTCAGCACTAAGAGCGATGACCTCAAAACAATGTCAGAGAATGCACTAAAACTCGCACAACCTGATGCAGTTTTTGACATTGTGAAGGACATTCACGAGCTCGCATGCCAAAGGGGTCCACTTGCAAACATTCCTTACGCGTTCACATCTTCATTTTCAAGCTTAATTTAA
- the LOC104239148 gene encoding uncharacterized protein — protein MNLENNQMGERNDTVKEKRLVFLTVGTTCFDALVRAVDTTEVKNELFKKGYTDILIQMGRGSYIPTKSTAENGSPALDYFTFSSSIADYLKSASLVISHAGSGSIFETLRLGKPLIVVVNEDLMDNHQSELAEELAERKHLYCARPQTLYKTISDMDPGSLVPYQPGDAKPVAKLINRYLGFPDD, from the exons ATGAATCTTGAAAATAACCAAATGGGTGAGAGAAATGATACTGTGAAGGAAAAAAGATTAGTTTTTCTGACAGTCGGGACGACTTGTTTTGATGCATTAGTAAGAGCAGTGGATACAACAGAAGTTAAGAATGAATTATTCAAGAAAGGTTACACTGATATTCTTATTCAAATGGGGCGCGGATCGTACATTCCCACAAAG TCGACTGCTGAAAATGGTTCCCCAGCTCTGGACTACTTCACATTTTCATCAAGCATAGCTGACTACTTGAAGTCAGCATCACTTGTTATCAGCCACGCAG GTTCTGGGAGCATATTTGAGACATTACGGCTGGGCAAACCGTTAATAGTGGTAGTCAATGAGGATCTAATGGACAACCATCAAAGCGAACTCGCAGAAGAACTGGCTGAGAGAAAACATTTGTATTGTGCTCGTCCACAAACGTTATACAAGACTATCTCGGATATGGATCCGGGGTCTCTTGTTCCATATCAACCAGGTGATGCAAAGCCAGTTGCTAAACTTATTAATAGATATCTTGGTTTCCCCGATGATTAA
- the LOC104239151 gene encoding uncharacterized protein: MNFYAITNSKPLKLRKSDKIRVRYRCVVGCPFVCLISEDKKGPGFKIKTLKTEHNCEDVFENPRAKTKTLAEYFRSKVQNNPKLEAYANEIRESNPDSDVVINLSKDAMAEGKRRFLRMYICFNAMKLGFKQGLRPFIGLDGTFLKGHCKGQLLVDVAQDCQNHFYPLAWVVVDKENTLTWTWFLELLKHSLNLKDGTSITFMSDMQNGLLEAVRIVLPLSNHRFCVRHIDANWSKRIRISGEMKKYLWWSAWSTYEEDFKDQLKNLGELSVDIVKELLRYPPQNWCRSYFDTLCIKLDGGQQFYRVLQLLDLRSKRQAYPEDA; encoded by the exons ATGAACTTCTATGCTATTACAAATTCCAAACCTTTGAAGCTTAGAAAAAGTGATAAAATAAGAGTAAGGTATAGATGTGTAGTAGGCTGCCCTTTTGTATGCCTCATTTCTGAAGATAAGAAGGGTCCTGGATTTAAGATAAAAACATTGAAGACAGAGCACAACTGTGAAGATGTATTTGAGAATCCTAGAgccaaaacaaaaactttagctgaATATTTCAGGAGTAAGGTACAGAATAACCCCAA ATTAGAAGCATATGCAAATGAGATTAGGGAGAGCAATCCCGATAGTGATGTGGTTATCAATTTATCAAAAGATGCCATGGCTGAAGGTAAAAGAAGATTTCTTAGAATGTACATATGCTTCAATGCAATGAAGTTGGGGTTCAAACAAGGGTTGAGACCATTCATTGGACTAGATGGGACTTTCTTAAAAGGTCATTGCAAGGGGCAATTATTGGTGGATGTTGCACAAGATTGTCAGAATCATTTCTATCCCTTGGCTTGGGTTGTAGTTGATAAGGAAAACACCTTGACATGGACATGGTTTCTGGAGCTGTTGAAGCACTCATTGAATCTGAAAGATGGAACCAGTATTACCTTTATGTCTGATATGCAAAAT GGTTTGTTGGAAGCAGTAAGAATTGTCCTCCCTCTCTCAAATCATAGGTTTTGTGTGAGGCATATTGATGCCAACTGGAGTAAGAGGATCAGAATTTCAGGAGAGATGAAGAAATATCTATGGTGGTCTGCTTGGAGCACTTATGAAGAGGACTTTAAAGATCAACtaaagaatcttggtgaattGTCTGTTGATATTGTCAAGGAGTTGCTTAGGTATCCACCACAGAATTGGTGTAGGTCCTACTTTGATACATTGTGCATAAAATTAGATGGTGGACAACAATTTTACAGAGTCCTTCAACTCTTGGATCTTAGAAGCAAGAGGCAAGCTTATCCTGAAGATGCTTGA